Proteins encoded within one genomic window of Tabrizicola piscis:
- a CDS encoding flagellin, whose amino-acid sequence MSSILTNTSAMVALQTMKGITSNLNKTQSDISTGKNVASAKDNAAVWAISKVMESDVKGFKGISDSLALGGSTIAVARKAAETVTDLLTEVKGKIIAAQEENVDRGKIQTDIEQLTGQIASVVGAAQFNGLNMIDGSSTEAVNILSSLSRDSTGNVTAGQIVIERQSLSVTTPVSAQAFGTGTLTDNDTAEAYLNSTGATGTLFDGTAYQADGSDFETIADGASNTITIGQVAAGISYEVRLGEVAVNVVGGGSSLGSRTFQYVASAEDGTAEVAKNLASQINAFFGAATEAGLGYSATVSSTNPNQITITNGAAGGTVNTSMTLGLRATTGGTPGAAASGSGLGALSNIDVTTDTGATGALASIEGLIQTGIDAAAAFGSSQKRIEIQSDFVSSLTDSLKTGIGALVDTDMEEASARLQALQVQQQLATQALSIANQQPQSLLSLFR is encoded by the coding sequence CGCCGCCGTCTGGGCGATCTCCAAGGTGATGGAATCGGACGTGAAGGGCTTCAAGGGTATCTCGGACAGCCTTGCACTGGGCGGCTCGACCATTGCCGTGGCCCGCAAGGCGGCGGAAACGGTCACCGACCTTCTGACCGAAGTGAAGGGCAAGATCATTGCCGCGCAGGAAGAGAACGTTGATCGGGGCAAGATCCAGACCGACATCGAACAGCTTACCGGGCAGATCGCCTCGGTCGTGGGCGCAGCCCAGTTCAACGGCCTGAACATGATCGATGGCAGCAGCACCGAAGCGGTTAACATCCTTTCGTCGCTAAGCCGCGACTCCACGGGCAACGTCACCGCGGGCCAGATTGTGATCGAGCGTCAGAGCCTGTCCGTCACCACCCCGGTTTCGGCGCAGGCGTTCGGCACTGGCACGCTGACTGACAACGACACGGCGGAGGCTTACCTGAACTCTACCGGTGCGACGGGCACCCTGTTCGACGGTACCGCCTATCAGGCGGACGGCAGTGACTTCGAAACCATCGCGGACGGCGCGTCGAACACGATCACCATCGGTCAGGTTGCCGCAGGAATCAGCTATGAAGTCCGGCTGGGTGAAGTGGCAGTCAACGTGGTCGGCGGCGGCAGCTCGCTTGGTTCGCGGACCTTCCAGTATGTGGCCAGCGCGGAAGACGGTACGGCCGAAGTTGCCAAGAACCTTGCGTCGCAGATCAACGCGTTCTTCGGGGCGGCAACGGAAGCTGGGCTTGGCTATTCGGCGACGGTAAGCTCCACCAACCCGAACCAGATCACGATCACCAACGGCGCTGCCGGTGGTACCGTCAACACGTCAATGACTCTGGGTCTGCGCGCAACCACCGGCGGCACGCCCGGCGCAGCCGCTTCGGGCAGTGGCCTTGGTGCGCTGTCCAACATCGACGTGACCACCGACACCGGCGCCACCGGGGCACTCGCGTCGATCGAAGGTCTGATCCAGACCGGCATCGACGCTGCCGCGGCTTTCGGTTCGTCACAAAAGCGGATCGAGATTCAGTCGGATTTCGTCAGCTCGCTGACCGACTCGCTGAAGACCGGTATCGGCGCGCTGGTCGACACTGACATGGAAGAAGCCTCGGCCCGTCTGCAGGCGCTGCAGGTCCAGCAGCAGCTTGCCACTCAGGCGCTGTCGATCGCCAACCAGCAGCCGCAAAGCCTGCTGTCTCTGTTCCGGTAA